Genomic segment of Scyliorhinus torazame isolate Kashiwa2021f chromosome 7, sScyTor2.1, whole genome shotgun sequence:
AATCCGAGGACTGTCACTGCTGGATTCATTTATCAGGTTGAACTGTAATCCCCTTTGGGCGCCAGTCTCGTCGTCTTCCAGCGGTTTGGAAGGTTTTGGAGGTTTGTTCTTCTTGATTTTGTGCTTGATGTTTTTATTGGTCTGTTTTGGAGTGTATAGATCCTTGCTCTCTTTCTTACCAGCCTGATAGCCACTCTTGGCTTCCTTCTGTCTGCAATAGCGAATCAACACCACAATCACAATCACTAGTATGACTGCAATAATCCCAGCGATGACGCCAAACAAGACGTTGCTTCGTTGCTTACTCTTCTCGTACTCAGGATCTCCTGCAATATCCACGTCAAGTGGTGTATTGAGGCTGTGGCCCACCAAAGCCTCCACAAGGCTAACGTTTACCATTGTATCATTCACATATATGTGCACTAGGGCCGTAGCAAAGCGAGCTGGTGTCCCCCCATCTGTCACCCTAACCACAAGCCGGTGCAACCCATAGTGCCTCCGCAAAATTTCCTTCTCCAGGGTCACGCTTCCTCCAGGGGAGACCTGGAAGAGGTCAAATGGGTTTCCACCTACGATACTGTACGTCAAGTTAGCATTGGCTCCAATGTCCATGTCTTCAGCCTTTACCTGATCCACTTGTGCCCCGATGGTAGTGAGGGGATTCATATGCTGGAAGGTTGAATTGGAAGGTTGGGTGATGAAGGGAGTGTTGTCATTTTCATCTAAAACATTGATGGTCACACTGACGTACGCAGACCTCGGCGGTGTTCCACCATCTACTGCCTTCAATTGGAAGGTGTAGGTACTTTGCCGCTCTCGGTCAAAAGAGACACGGGAAAGAATAGTGCCTGTACCATTTTGTATCTCAAACTCACCATTGTCAGGATCCACAAACAAAGTTACTTGGGCATTCATGTCCTTATCTGCATCCGTCACAGTTACCATGCCGACCGGACTAGATGGAGGCAGATTTTCTCGTACTGAGAAACTGTAGCTATTCAGCATGAATTTCGGGTCATTATCGTTTTCATCCAGAACATTGACTACCACTGTGGCTGTTCCCTTAAGGCTTGGGGTGCCTTTGTCTGCGGCAGCTACCTTGAACTCGTAATGCTCCTGTTCCTCGCGGTCAAGGATGGAGTTGACCCTAATCTCTCCAGTGTCTGGATTGATGTCAAACAAGCCCTGGGTGGAGGAGTCTGGGTGCAGAGAATAGGTCAGTTCTGCATTGCTGCCACTGTCAGCGTCTGTAGCCTCCACTTTGACAATGGTGTTGTAAGGCTGGTTGTTTTCATGGAGAGAGACGCGGATAACGTTTTGCGTGAACACTGGAGCGTTGTCATTCACATCCACCACCTGCACTTTTAACGTGTTGCTGCTGGATAGAGGTGGATTGCCCGAATCGACTGCCACAATCTCGATCAGGTATTCCTGGACAGATTCGTAATCCAAAGGGGTGGTGGTCTGCAGGAAGAATTTCTTctttctctcactgctggacccgcTGGCGGGTTTCAGCTGGAAGGGCACATCCCCGGCGACAATGCAAGTGACGGCCGCATTCTCACCTTCATCCCGGTCTGAAACCTGGACCACCGCCACCGGGGAATCGATGGATACGTCCTCATCAATGTTGGCCACCCCATCCTTGTGGGTGACCAGCCCAATGCCTCGGATCTCGATACTGGGGGCATTATCGTTCTTGTCCCTGACAGTGATGATCACTGCAGCCCTGTCCTGTTTGGGGATGGGAGCCTTGTCTTTGGCATGGACAAAGAATTTAAATTGGCTGACCTGCTCACGGTCCACAGGCCTTTGCACGGTGATCCAGCCGCTGCTCTTATCCAGGCGCAGTAACCGCCGGGCACTCTCGGCTGCCTGGGCAAAGGTGTACTCGATCTGGGAGTTGTCACCCAGGTCCAAGTCAGTGGCCCGCACCTGGAGGATGGAGGTGCCAACTGGGCTGTTCTCTTCCACTGTGCCCTCGTAACTGGACCTCTCAAACTTGGGGGCATTGTCGTTAATGTCCAACACGGCGATGCGGAGGATGGCAGTGCTGGTGCGGGGGGGTTTGCCCCCGTCAACCACTCGGATGGTCAGGTCGTAGGTATCCCGCTGCTCCCTATCCAAACGGCCAGTCACGATCAGCTGTGGAAGCTTCTCCCCGTGTTCCTCAGCCACCTGCAAGCTGAAGAGCCCGTGAGTTTCGGTGCCAAGGACCTCGTAGCTGGCCACTCCATTAGTGCCAGCGTCCCGGTCAGTGGCAGTGGGGATATTGACGATGGTGCCCGCATTGGTGTGTTCAGGGATGGATATGGAAATGACGGGAGAGCTGAAACTGGGAGTGTTGTCATTGATGTCCACGATAAGGACCTTTCCCTCCACCAGCACCGGGACTGTGTAGTAAAGAGTGTCCGTCACCGAAATCTCAAACTCCAGGAAACACTCCATGGGGCTTTCACAGGACATGTCCTCCCTGTCGATGGGGGTCTCGGTAGTGTACAGGTTGCCCCCTGTCTCGTCCACCCGCAGGAAAGGCTTGCCAATCTCCAGTTTGAAGAGTCTGTTATTCTTCTCCAAGCCCAGGGTCTCCCCTGGGTTCCCGATCAAGGTGTTGGGGGGCTGTTCCTCGGGGAGAGAGAATTTCACTGAGTTCTGTGCCCGGCACACAGGAAGGggccacaggaacagaaggagccaCAGCAAAGTGGGGACGCAGGGTAAATCCATGAGCTTCAGCGAGGACAGTCCGAGCTGGGgacagagtggggagggagagatttCAAATCAGCAAGAAAAGTGAATCCTTAAAAAAACAACCCCCCATTTCTCAATTGTTCCTGTTTAAACACTTTTGAGAGCCCGATTTGACCCTGAACATTACATTAGCCGACCGACACTGGCATTAACTTTaaacagcagagacacacacacacacagacacagacacacacacacagacagacacacacacagtcaggcacacacacacacacagacaggcacacacacagtcagacacacacacacacacacacacacacagtcacacacacagacagacacacacacacagtcagacacacacacacacagacaggcacacacacagtcagacacacacgcacacacagacagacacacacacacagtcagacacacacacacacagacagacacacacacacacagtcacacacacagacagacacacacacacagtcacacacacagacagacacacacacagtcagacacacacacacacagacaggcacacacacagtcacacacacagacagacacacacacagtcagacacagacacacacacagacagacacacacacagacacacacacacacagacacacacagtcacacacacagacagacacccacacagtcagacacacacacacacacagacaggcacacacacagtcacacacacagtcagacacacacacacacagacagacacacagtcaaacacacacacgcacacagacaggcacacagagacacacagacagacacacacacagtcacacacacagacacacacacagtcacacacacagacagacagacacacacacacagacagacacacagtcaaacacacacacgcacacagacagacacacacacagtcagacacacgcacacacagacagacacacagtcacacacacacacgcacacagacagacacacacacagtcagacacacacacacacagacagacacagtcaaacacacacgcacacagacaggcacacagagacacacagacagacacacacacacagtcacacacacacacagatgcacacgcacacagtcacacacagacagacacacacacacagtcacacacacacacagaggcacacacacacagtcacactcagacaggcacacacacacagacacacagtcacacacacacacacgggaaccAGACCCTCTATTTCTACTGCTGAATATATTCCAGGAGTTTACAAAGCAAGCTGTAAAATAGACTGGATCCGGCAGAGAGATTGTTGGAGATTCTCAAGCTCAGAGCCAGAGGGGGGTCAGAGAAACCCCCTTTCAGTGAAATGCCCTGTGTGGCAACGGCCTCCCCAGCGCCGCAGACTGGGAACTCACTGCGAGATCACAGGAAAGGCAGCAGCAACATCACCACCAATCTCCCAGCCTCTTGGGAGACAGACTTCccgagtgtctgagctgggggtatgtgtgtgtgtgtgtgtgttggggggtgggggggggggcacagagagagagagagagagacacacacacacacacaggagagagagaaagacagaggggaACACAGACTGAAACAGGAAGAGAGAATCAGAGACACGgagcgaaagagggaggaagagaaATGAggtggacagcgagggagagaggcaggggtggacacagggggagagagacagagggagacagaaagagagagagggacacagggagacagagagagagagagacagagagagggagacacagagggagagagatgcagaaggagagagacagagatatacagagagagggggagaaacagagagagacagagggagagagggcagggagacagagagagagggacaggcagagggagagactcagagagagagatatacagaaagagggagagagacagagggagagagagacacaggagagagacagaggtgtagacacagagggagagagacagagagagggagagacacagagggagagacagagagagggacagaggtgtagacacagagggagagagacagagagagggagacccagagggagagagacagagagagggacagaggtgtagacacagagggagagagacagagagagggaaacccagagggagagagacagagagagggacagaggtgcagagacagagggagagagacagagagagaggcagaggtgtagacacagagggagagagacagagagagttagagggagagagacggagggagcgaGCTGCAGTATGTGTTCCACAGGCTGGGGACAGAGGGGGTGGTTCCGCCAACACCGAGCGATGGAGGCGAGGGAGTCGGCAGGTTACATTCCAAAAAATAAACCCGACAAGTTATTGATAAAGCTGTCATACATTCCTACCTGGAGAGTAGAGTACACAATATCTCCCAGTCTGCAAATCGAAGCTGTGTGAAACACCTCACACTTCTTGCTGATTTCCCCTTAACCCGACCGAGGTTTTGGAACCAATTCCTATTGcagaccaactcccagctcccagcATTTAACAGCAGCTCTCCCTCTGCAAGTAGCAGCTTCGCGATTGAATGTAGCCGCTTTCACAAAACTGGCTGCAGCTTGAGACAGGCTGCGATGTGCCCAGCAACTAAACCAAATCGCTCCATCGGAGGTGCCAGCCTTTCAACACAATCCCAAATAAACTGCTTATTGCAACCTGCAAATACTGCTTACCTCACTCACTGTGATTCAGCTGCACTGTGCctgccagtgtgtctgtgtgtgtgtgtctccctctctctctgtctctctcctccctctATCTCCTTCATTCTTCCCAATAAAACTGAGTCAGTCTCGCAGTCCGCCCTGCGCGTCACACACATTAACTAACTCAGCCTCATCTaacccagggagagtgagggaggggtgtgtgtgagagagagatgggggggggggggggggggggggggatgattcacCCGAGTCAATAGCCACACTTGTTTTCAATAATAAACTCTCTCCCTGCATAGACACAAATAACAGCGGGGGGAGCCAGCAATTTCAAAGCCAGCCCTTCACAAAACAACTGACAATTGCTGAGCAAATTGAGAATTCAAACAGACCCAATTCATCAAAATTACGCTGATCGCCCCTTTTACAAAACTGGATTTAGAAAAATCTGTGATGAGCAACACGCTGGCTGTGGTTTTACCGCATTAATCCCAACTCCTCAGGATCTCTGCTCAGGATCTCTGCTCAGGATCACTGCTGCTAATCGCAGCTTCGCCCACGTACACTCCCCGCATTTTACACACTATCCCCTTCTGTCCACCTCCAATCCCGCTGGatctaccctccctccctcccgctctgcctgtccctccctctctgcctccctctccctccctctctgcctctccctccctccctccctttgccgccctccctccctccctgcctctccctccctctctgcctctccctccctgcctctgcctctccctccctgcctccctccctctctgcctccctccctccctgcctctccctccctgcctctgcctccctccctgcctgcctccctccctctctgcctctccctccctccctccgtgcctctccctccctccctgcccctctctctgatGGATGGGAGAGGGGGATGCCACAGTGCCAGGCAGAGGGAGGGATAGCTGGCTGCACACCttgctgtgtgagtgtgagctgcactctcgctctctctgccttgtGATGTTTGgaaatggcagtgccaacctgttgcCCAAGTTTAAAGGAGCCCGGGTTTAACGAGAGAGGGCGCCATCTACAGACAGAGCTGGAAGATTTTCCCGCAACTCCCACCAGGAACAATCCTCACCGATGATTCCTTCCCCTCCCCAAAAAGGAGCAACTTTTCACAGAGGCACCGGGAGCAATGGCAGAAGCTTGGCAGCCGCCCAGCGGCAGACACGGGGCTGGGATTCTCGCTGACGCTGCTTTCCAAACCGGGCCAGAGTTTGGATTCTCCAGGCCAGCCCCACATTGGCAAAATACCCAATTATTCTGGGGGATTTAGGAGAACGGATTCCATCCGCACTAAACAATTCAAAGCCTAAATGTAGCCAATCCcaaacatcccaaacacccccattCTCCTGGAGTCAGCGCGCTGCAGCTTCCCAGGAGGTCAGACAGCACGCCGATCGGCCACAGGAGCCATCACAGCAGCTTCCTGAACCCGGCTGAATGCAGCTGCCCACAGCCCGTGTGTGCACCGTGACTGCCCACCCCCAGCCCAGCACCCACCCCTGCCCAGCACCCACAACCTGCCCAGGACCCACCCCCTGCCCAGCACCCACCCCTGCCCAGCACCCACCCCCTGTCCagcacccaccccctgcccaggACCCACCCACTGCCCagcacccaccccctgcccaggACCCACCCCTGCCCAGCACCCACCACCTGCCCAGGACCCACCCCCTGCCCAGCACCCACCCCTGCCCAGCACCCACCCCTGCCCAGCACCCACCCCCTGTCCagcacccaccccctgcccaggACCCACCCACTGCCCagcacccaccccctgcccaggACCCACCCCTGCCCAGCACCCaccacctgcccaggacacaccccctgcccagcacccaccccctgcccaggACCCACCCATGCCCAGCACCCACCACCTGCCCAGGACCCACCCCCTGCCCagcacccaccccctgcccaggACCCACCCCTGCCCAGCACCCACCACCTGCCCAGGACCCACCCCTGCCCAGCACCCACCACCTGCCCAGGACCCACCCCCTGCCCagcacccaccccctgcccaggACCCACCCCTGCCCAGCACCCACCACCTGCCCAGGACCCACCCCCTGCCCagcacccaccccctgcccaggacccacccatgcccagcacccaccccctgcccagcacccaccccctgcccagcATCCACCCCGGCCCAGCACCCACCCCTGCACAGGACCCACCCCCTGCCCAGGACCCACCCCTGCCCAGAACCCACCCCCTGCCCAGCACCCATCCCCTGCCCAGCATCCACCCCGGCCAAGCACCCacccctgcccaggacacaccccctgcccagcacccaccccctgcccagcacccaccccctgcccagcATCCACCCCGGCCCAGCACCCACCCCTGCCCAGGACCCAGCCCCTGCCCAGCATCCACCCCCTGCCCAGCACCCACCCCTGCCCAGGACCCACGCCCTGCCCAGGACCCACCCCTGCCCAGAACCCACCCCCTGCCCAGGACCCACCcctgcccagcacccaccccagcccagcacccaccccctgcccagcATCCACCCCGGCCCAGCACCCACCCCTGCCTAGGACCCACCCCATGCCCAGCAACCACCCCCTGCCCAGGACCCACCCCTGTCCAGCACCCACTCCCTGCCCAGCACCCACCACTTGCCCAGCATCCACCCCGGCCCAGCACCCACCCCagcccaggacacactccctgCCCAGCACCCACCCCTGCCCAGGACCCAACCCCTGCCCagcacccaccccctgcccagcACCCATCCATGCCCAGGACCCACCCCTGCCCAGCACCCACCCCGTGACCAGCAACCACCCCTGCCCAGCACCCACCACTGCCCAGGACCCACCCCCTGCCCAGCACCCACCCCTGCCCAGGACGCACCTCCTGCCCAGGACCCACCCACTGCCCAGCACACACCCCTGTCCAGGACCCACCCCCTGCCCAGGACCCACCCCCTGCCCAGAACCCACACCCTGCCCAGCACCCACCCCTGCCCAGGATCCACCCCCTGCCCAGTACTCACTCCCTGCCCAGCACCCACCCCTGCCCAGCACCATCCCATGCCCAGCACCCACCcctgcccagcacccaccccatgcccagcacccacccaagcccaggacccaccccctgcccagcacccaccccatgcCCAGCACCCACCTCTGCCCAGGACCCTCCCCCTGCCCAGGACCCAGCCCTGCCCAAGTCCCACCCCCTGCCCAGcacccagtcactctcactcactcattcactcactcacacactcacccattcactcactcactcacccatttactcgctctctcatccactcactcactcacccactcaaccattaactcactcgctcactcaaccactcactcactcactcacccattcactcagtctctcactcagtcactcacccattcactcactctctcactcactcactcactcactcacccattcactcactctcccactcactcactcacccactcactcactcactcactcactcactcactcgctcacccattcactcactctctcactcacttactcactcacccactcactcactcactcattcgctcactcactcattcacccattcactcactcgctcactcactcactcactcactcactcactcacccattcacacactcactcactcactcacccattcactcactctctcactcactcaccaactcactcactcactcactcacacacccattcacacactcactcactcactcacccactcactcactcgctcacccattcactcactctctcactcacttactcactcacccactcactcactcactcactcattcgctcactcactcattcacccattcactcactcgctcactcactcacccactcacccattcacccattcactcacttgctcactcactctctcactcacttactcactcacccactcactcactcactcactcatttgcttactcactcattcacccattcactcactcggtCACTCacttacccattcactcactcgctcactcactcactcactcagtcactcattcacccattcactcactcgctcactcactcactcactcactcactcactcacccattcacacactcactcactcactcacccattcacacactcactcactcacccattcactcactcactcactcactcactcaaccattcactcactcacccactcactcacactctcactcactcaaccattcactcactcactcacccactcagtcactcattcacccattcactcactcgctcactcactcactcactcacccattcacacactcactcactcactcacccattcacacactcactcactcacccattcactcactcactcactcactcactcaaccattcactcactcacccactcactcacactctcactcactcaaccattcactcactcactcacccactcactcactcgatcattcactcactcactcacccattcactcactctctcactcactcacccactcactcactcactcacccattcactctctcactcactcactcactcacccactcacacattcactcacccactcactcactcacccattcactcactcgctcactcactcactcactcagtcactcattcacccattcactcactcgctcactcactcactcactcactcactcacccattcacacactcactcactcactcacccattcacacactcactcactcacccattcactcactcactcactcactcaaccattcactcactcacccactcactcacactctcactcactcaaccaatcactcaatcactcacccactcactcactctctcactcactcagccattcactcactcactcacccattcactcactcgctcattcactcactcactcacccattcactcactctctcactcactcacccactcactcactcactcacccactcacgcacacactcacccattcactctctcactcactcactcactcacccactcacccactcactcacactctcactcactcaaccaatcactcaatcactcacccactcactcactctctcactcactcagccattcactcactcactcacccattcactcactcgctcattcactcactcactcacccattcactcactctctcactcactctcactcaatcactcactcacccactcactcactcactcactcacccattcactcactcatccactcactcactcactcacccatttactcactcaccctctcactcactcaccaattcactcactcactcactcacccatcactcactcactcactcactcacccattcactcactctctctctcactcactcacccactcactcactcacccattcactcactctctcactcactcaaccattcactcactcactcaccaactcactcacttgctcattcattgactcactcacccattcactcactctctcactcactcacccactcactcactcactcacccactcactcactcacccattcactctatcaatcactcactcacacactcacccactcacccactcactcactcactcacctaccgagtcaatcactcactcactcacccacccactcattcaatcactcacccactcactcactcactcacccattcactcactcactcactcacccactcattcactcactcactcactcactcacccactcactcactcacccattcactcactaactcactcactcacatacccactcactcactcactcactcacccactcactcaatcactcactcacccattcactcacccactcactcactcacccattcactcacccactcacacactctctcactcactcactcacccacacactcgctcactcactcacccattcactctctctcactcactcacccactcactcactcacttacccattcactcactctctcactaatacactcactcactcacccattcactctctctcactcactcacacactcacacactcactcacccactcacttactcactcacccattcactcattcactctctcaataactcactcacaaatccactcactcactcattcacacactcacacattcactcactcactcacctgctcactcactcactcattcactcacttacccactcactcaatcactcactgactcacccattcactcactcactcactcattcactcactcgcccactcactcactcactcaaccattaactcacacgctcactcaaccactcactcactcactcacccattcactcactctctcactcaatcactcacccatgcactcactctcgcactcactcactcactcactcacccattcactcactctcccactcactgactcacccactcactcactcacccactcactcactcgctcagccattcactcactctctcactcacttactcactcacccactcactcactcactcactcattcgctcATTCACTGATTCACccattcacacactcgctcactcactcactcactcactcactcacccattcacacagtcactcattcactcacccacacacacactcacccattcactcacactctcactcactcaaccattcactcactgaaccactcactcacactctcactcactcaaccattcactcactcactcacccactcactcactcgatcattcactcacttactcacccatacactcactctctcactcactcacccactcactcactcactcacccactcactcactcactcactcacccattcactctctcactcactcactcactcacccatacactcaatctctcactcactcacccactcattcactcactcacccactcactcactcactcacccattcacactctcactcactcactcactcacccactcacacattcactcacccactcactcactcacccattcactcactctcactcaaccactcactcacccactcactcactcactcactcacccattcactcactcacccactcactcactcactctcccattcactcactcactcactcacccactcactcactcaccaattcactcactcactcactcacccacccactcactcactcactcacccattcactcactctctctctcactcaccaactcactcactcactc
This window contains:
- the LOC140427207 gene encoding protocadherin-1-like isoform X3, which encodes MDLPCVPTLLWLLLFLWPLPVCRAQNSVKFSLPEEQPPNTLIGNPGETLGLEKNNRLFKLEIGKPFLRVDETGGNLYTTETPIDREDMSCESPMECFLEFEISVTDTLYYTVPVLVEGKVLIVDINDNTPSFSSPVISISIPEHTNAGTIVNIPTATDRDAGTNGVASYEVLGTETHGLFSLQVAEEHGEKLPQLIVTGRLDREQRDTYDLTIRVVDGGKPPRTSTAILRIAVLDINDNAPKFERSSYEGTVEENSPVGTSILQVRATDLDLGDNSQIEYTFAQAAESARRLLRLDKSSGWITVQRPVDREQVSQFKFFVHAKDKAPIPKQDRAAVIITVRDKNDNAPSIEIRGIGLVTHKDGVANIDEDVSIDSPVAVVQVSDRDEGENAAVTCIVAGDVPFQLKPASGSSSERKKKFFLQTTTPLDYESVQEYLIEIVAVDSGNPPLSSSNTLKVQVVDVNDNAPVFTQNVIRVSLHENNQPYNTIVKVEATDADSGSNAELTYSLHPDSSTQGLFDINPDTGEIRVNSILDREEQEHYEFKVAAADKGTPSLKGTATVVVNVLDENDNDPKFMLNSYSFSVRENLPPSSPVGMVTVTDADKDMNAQVTLFVDPDNGEFEIQNGTGTILSRVSFDRERQSTYTFQLKAVDGGTPPRSAYVSVTINVLDENDNTPFITQPSNSTFQHMNPLTTIGAQVDQVKAEDMDIGANANLTYSIVGGNPFDLFQVSPGGSVTLEKEILRRHYGLHRLVVRVTDGGTPARFATALVHIYVNDTMVNVSLVEALVGHSLNTPLDVDIAGDPEYEKSKQRSNVLFGVIAGIIAVILVIVIVVLIRYCRQKEAKSGYQAGKKESKDLYTPKQTNKNIKHKIKKNKPPKPSKPLEDDETGAQRGLQFNLINESSSDSPRIHLPLNCNPGSPDLGRHYRSNSPLPSIQLHPQSPTAGKKHQVVQDLPATNTFVGTGDNNSTGSDQYSDYSYKANPPKYNKQLPHRRVTFSTANQSQDLQDPSQHSYYDSGLEESETPSSKSSSGPRLGPLALPEDHYERTTPDGSIGEMEHPENGGKEHPEETHADTRRPPSQGCSRRPSRPRPGT